Proteins encoded within one genomic window of candidate division WOR-3 bacterium:
- a CDS encoding SDR family oxidoreductase has translation MRPWALILGASSGFGKATALEFSKNSVNIIGIHLDRKQTMKDVEELISNIQKNGVMARFYNINAADPDSMNKVLDDVKSFFESEQKGDYIKVLLHSLAFGTLKKFISEDENEMINKNQLEMTLDVMANTLVYWVQGCFKRKLFGNNARIFAMTSSGDQRVMPYYGAVSAAKAAIESYIRQLALELAPYGITANAIKAGVTDTPALRKIPGHEELIELALRRNPHKRLTTPEDVAKAIVALSNNDLYWMTGNVINVDGGEDITG, from the coding sequence ATGAGACCATGGGCTTTAATACTCGGTGCCTCCAGTGGATTTGGCAAGGCAACCGCCCTCGAGTTTTCAAAAAATAGTGTAAATATCATAGGAATTCACCTCGATCGAAAGCAAACGATGAAGGATGTTGAAGAACTCATTTCTAATATTCAAAAAAATGGTGTAATGGCCAGATTCTACAACATAAATGCAGCTGACCCCGACTCAATGAACAAAGTATTAGATGATGTAAAGAGCTTCTTTGAGAGTGAGCAAAAAGGCGATTATATTAAGGTCTTGCTACATTCCCTTGCTTTTGGTACTCTAAAAAAGTTTATCTCTGAAGATGAGAATGAAATGATAAATAAAAATCAGCTTGAAATGACCCTTGATGTGATGGCTAACACCCTCGTCTATTGGGTCCAAGGATGTTTCAAAAGAAAACTTTTCGGAAATAACGCAAGAATATTTGCTATGACCAGTTCAGGCGACCAAAGAGTTATGCCTTATTATGGGGCAGTCTCAGCAGCAAAGGCGGCTATCGAATCCTATATAAGGCAGTTAGCCCTTGAACTTGCCCCATATGGAATTACTGCAAACGCAATTAAAGCAGGAGTTACAGATACTCCAGCCCTGAGAAAAATCCCTGGGCACGAGGAATTAATCGAGCTAGCCCTTAGAAGGAATCCCCACAAGAGATTAACAACTCCGGAAGATGTAGCAAAGGCAATAGTTGCTCTCAGTAATAATGACCTCTATTGGATGACTGGTAACGTTATAAACGTAGATGGAGGAGAGGATATTACAGGTTGA
- a CDS encoding proline--tRNA ligase, which translates to MRWSRALIPTLKENPREAETPSHRLLLRGGFITQHQSGVYTFLPLGWKVMLKIQNIIREEMDAIGAQELLMPALTTGDVWKQSGRWESFGKDMFKLKDRKGKDIALAPTHEEIISLLAKDYIKSYRDLPQIWYQLQTKFRDEPRPRGGILRVREFIMKDSYSFDRDWEGLEVSYQKHKEAYTKIFQRCGLKFVVVEASSGLMGGKKSEEFMVITEAGEDAIAVCENCGYHANVEVAKAKLPNNVKTGPFKTKEMVHTPNVKSVEEVSAFLGVEPSLIVKSILFNNAEGRTTLVLIRGDYEINEAKLKQVLGDGYELASPDFVMQKFGVEVGFVGPIGINVDKIIADESVRLIDNFVIGANKSDHHIVGVKISDLKIDEFADLRIVKDGELCERCGAPLKVKNALEVGHIFQLGTKYSDSLDVKYADADGTLKPIIMGSYGIGVGRVMAAAVELYHDEKGIIWPFSIAPYHINIVEINPQKTAETTEKIYRELKESKFETLWDDRNISAGVKFKDAELIGIPINIVVSENNLSRGEVEIQVRKDGSKFNTKLEVLRETIESVVKDKEL; encoded by the coding sequence ATGAGATGGAGTAGGGCGTTAATACCAACATTGAAAGAAAATCCGAGGGAAGCGGAAACTCCTTCGCATAGGCTTCTTTTAAGGGGTGGTTTTATTACCCAGCATCAATCAGGAGTTTATACATTCCTTCCTCTCGGTTGGAAAGTAATGTTAAAAATCCAGAATATTATTAGAGAAGAAATGGATGCTATCGGGGCTCAGGAGTTATTGATGCCGGCTCTCACTACGGGCGATGTTTGGAAACAATCTGGTAGATGGGAAAGTTTTGGGAAAGATATGTTCAAATTGAAAGACCGGAAAGGTAAGGATATAGCCCTCGCACCAACTCACGAAGAAATTATCAGTCTATTGGCAAAGGACTATATCAAGTCTTATAGGGATTTACCACAAATCTGGTATCAATTGCAAACCAAATTCAGAGATGAACCTCGCCCTCGTGGAGGGATTCTAAGGGTCAGAGAATTCATAATGAAAGATTCTTATAGCTTTGATAGAGATTGGGAGGGGTTGGAAGTTAGCTACCAAAAGCATAAAGAAGCCTATACTAAAATTTTCCAGAGGTGTGGTTTAAAGTTTGTAGTTGTTGAAGCCTCTTCTGGACTTATGGGAGGTAAAAAGTCTGAGGAGTTCATGGTCATTACTGAGGCTGGTGAGGATGCCATTGCGGTCTGCGAGAATTGTGGTTATCATGCTAACGTTGAAGTAGCGAAAGCTAAATTGCCTAATAATGTTAAAACGGGGCCATTCAAAACAAAGGAAATGGTTCATACACCTAACGTTAAAAGTGTTGAAGAAGTTTCGGCATTTTTAGGTGTGGAACCATCTTTAATTGTTAAGAGTATTCTTTTTAATAACGCCGAAGGAAGAACAACACTGGTCCTAATAAGAGGAGACTACGAAATAAACGAAGCCAAATTGAAGCAAGTATTAGGAGATGGTTACGAGCTTGCCTCCCCCGATTTTGTAATGCAAAAGTTTGGAGTAGAAGTAGGTTTTGTTGGGCCAATCGGAATAAATGTTGACAAAATAATTGCCGATGAAAGCGTCAGACTCATCGACAACTTTGTGATCGGTGCTAATAAAAGTGACCATCACATTGTGGGTGTCAAAATTTCTGATCTAAAGATCGACGAGTTCGCTGATCTTAGAATAGTGAAAGATGGAGAACTATGTGAAAGATGTGGTGCTCCGTTAAAGGTAAAAAATGCCCTTGAAGTAGGTCACATTTTCCAGTTGGGAACGAAATATTCTGATAGCCTTGATGTCAAATATGCAGATGCCGATGGAACGTTGAAACCTATAATAATGGGCAGCTATGGTATCGGAGTAGGGAGAGTAATGGCAGCCGCCGTTGAACTTTATCACGATGAGAAGGGCATAATCTGGCCTTTCTCCATCGCACCCTATCACATCAACATTGTTGAAATCAATCCCCAAAAAACCGCAGAAACAACGGAAAAAATTTACAGAGAACTAAAAGAGAGCAAATTTGAAACGTTATGGGATGATAGAAATATTTCTGCTGGGGTTAAATTCAAGGACGCTGAATTAATTGGGATTCCAATTAATATTGTGGTGAGTGAGAACAACTTAAGTAGAGGCGAAGTTGAAATACAGGTTAGAAAAGATGGCTCTAAATTCAACACGAAATTAGAAGTATTGCGGGAAACCATCGAAAGTGTTGTAAAGGATAAAGAGCTATGA
- a CDS encoding alpha/beta hydrolase-fold protein: MNAFLLLLVLEQSYKVKKVTIRFDVEVPSYIPVNSRIYIAGTFNGWNPGDPNYLLEKEDTNRYTITLEFPEGSQIEYKFTRGSWDYVEKGERGEEIPNRALKITKDTVIYTKIYNWRDFVENVKSKKHTVIGNVKTFTLSSKYLKYYNPRTIWIYLPPDYDSTNKKYPVLYMHDGQNLFDEAESFAGEWNVDETLEAMYRESNFGIIVVGIENAREHRMDEYTPFLNKEYKRGGEADSYLKFLVEELKPYIDSTYRTLKDNTALLGSSLGGLVSIYAGFKYPEIFKKVGSMSGAFWFNPEIVDFIKRAKQSPEKIYLDYGERESEDPQKYIGENEKVVKAIMEKKWHKKPQFLVIEDKEGIHHESSWSKRFKKAVEFLFKN, encoded by the coding sequence TTGAATGCATTCCTTCTCTTACTCGTTCTTGAGCAGAGCTATAAGGTGAAGAAAGTAACAATTAGATTTGATGTTGAAGTGCCTTCCTATATACCTGTAAACTCAAGGATTTATATCGCGGGAACTTTTAATGGATGGAATCCCGGCGACCCCAATTACCTTTTAGAAAAAGAAGATACAAACAGGTACACAATTACGCTAGAATTTCCAGAAGGATCACAAATTGAATACAAGTTCACAAGGGGGTCCTGGGATTACGTTGAAAAGGGGGAAAGAGGCGAGGAAATTCCCAATAGAGCACTTAAAATTACAAAAGACACGGTAATTTATACTAAAATATACAATTGGCGCGATTTTGTCGAAAATGTTAAAAGCAAAAAGCACACTGTAATTGGCAATGTGAAAACTTTCACCCTGTCGTCCAAATATTTGAAGTATTATAATCCCAGAACGATATGGATTTATCTTCCACCTGACTACGATTCCACTAATAAAAAATATCCTGTTCTTTACATGCATGATGGGCAGAACCTTTTTGACGAAGCAGAATCCTTTGCAGGAGAATGGAATGTGGACGAAACACTCGAAGCAATGTATAGAGAAAGTAATTTCGGCATAATAGTAGTAGGCATTGAAAATGCCAGAGAACACCGTATGGATGAATATACCCCATTTTTAAACAAGGAATATAAGCGGGGAGGTGAGGCGGATTCTTATCTCAAATTCCTCGTTGAAGAATTAAAACCTTATATTGATTCAACTTATAGAACATTAAAAGATAATACCGCTTTACTGGGCTCTTCCTTAGGAGGACTTGTATCAATTTACGCGGGATTCAAATACCCTGAAATTTTTAAAAAAGTGGGGTCGATGAGTGGGGCTTTCTGGTTTAATCCAGAAATTGTCGATTTTATAAAAAGAGCAAAACAATCTCCAGAGAAAATTTACTTGGACTACGGAGAACGGGAAAGCGAGGATCCACAAAAATACATTGGAGAAAACGAGAAAGTAGTAAAGGCGATTATGGAAAAGAAATGGCATAAAAAACCACAATTTTTAGTAATTGAGGACAAGGAAGGTATTCATCACGAATCCTCCTGGAGCAAAAGATTTAAGAAAGCTGTCGAATTTTTATTCAAAAATTGA
- the rimP gene encoding ribosome maturation factor RimP has protein sequence MKEEDVKKIEEKVTNIVEKLIKNTNYILVDVSFKGIGGRKKLEIALDKPGGITLDDCEKISNEISLMLDAEDFITGPYILEVTSPGLDRVLKTDRELSWGKGKKVIVYTESGEYKGILKDFDEDTLFIEPEIKISRKEVKKIKLNEV, from the coding sequence ATGAAGGAAGAGGATGTCAAGAAAATAGAGGAAAAAGTAACGAATATCGTAGAGAAGCTTATTAAAAATACGAATTACATTCTTGTTGATGTCTCTTTTAAAGGTATAGGAGGAAGGAAAAAACTGGAAATAGCCCTTGACAAACCAGGAGGAATAACACTGGACGATTGTGAAAAGATTTCCAATGAAATTTCTCTGATGCTGGACGCAGAAGATTTTATAACAGGGCCTTATATTCTAGAAGTCACAAGTCCTGGACTGGACAGAGTTTTGAAAACTGATAGGGAGCTTAGTTGGGGAAAGGGTAAAAAGGTTATCGTGTACACTGAGAGCGGAGAATATAAGGGTATTTTGAAAGATTTTGATGAAGATACGCTTTTTATTGAGCCAGAAATAAAAATTTCAAGAAAAGAGGTAAAAAAAATAAAACTGAACGAGGTGTAA